The following coding sequences are from one Bradyrhizobium sp. 200 window:
- a CDS encoding DUF1236 domain-containing protein, translated as MRKQLLLSTGIVCLMLAPGLSYGQAPTGRSEEPKQMQPSGAGKGAASQERGAERAQERAKGGEQKAQGAMGREERGTGSRQAGEKGKAAAPGADRPTAASDDSKRGRGEDARPAARAQDSRQGGREGKDAKGSAEMKRDGAGGKSSVESEKTKDGTAASQKEREGTATTQKEPSRDQRGETSKDAAQQSKDRPAAASETTRTQTQTSQTQSQQSGISTDRQVRISETLTRERLAPPQRNLNVAIRVGERIPRNVRVQRLPAAIVAIEPAYRGYDYFTTEEEIVIIEPGTQRIVSHVPRDASRIRAAGGETAGSGRAADAMAQAGGAPCRIMRRDTAGTITEVSPTTVGSTAPQDSISVTVRAPGGGGSTNPIALGASDGQIVVAMQGGDCTVTIEPQPR; from the coding sequence ATGCGCAAGCAGCTATTGTTGTCGACTGGAATTGTTTGCCTGATGCTGGCACCGGGCCTGTCGTATGGGCAGGCCCCAACGGGAAGAAGCGAGGAGCCGAAGCAGATGCAGCCGAGCGGCGCCGGTAAAGGTGCTGCATCGCAAGAACGCGGCGCCGAGCGCGCGCAAGAACGCGCGAAGGGTGGGGAACAGAAGGCTCAAGGCGCGATGGGTCGCGAAGAAAGGGGAACCGGTTCCCGGCAGGCCGGGGAAAAGGGCAAGGCTGCGGCGCCCGGGGCGGATCGTCCGACGGCTGCGAGCGATGACAGCAAGCGCGGACGTGGTGAAGACGCAAGGCCGGCAGCGCGCGCGCAGGACTCACGTCAAGGAGGTCGAGAAGGTAAGGACGCCAAGGGCAGCGCCGAGATGAAGCGCGACGGTGCCGGCGGCAAGTCCAGCGTCGAATCCGAGAAGACCAAGGACGGAACTGCGGCGTCGCAGAAGGAGCGCGAGGGCACGGCCACCACGCAGAAAGAGCCAAGCCGCGATCAGCGAGGCGAAACCTCAAAGGATGCCGCTCAGCAGAGCAAGGACCGGCCGGCCGCCGCGAGCGAAACCACGCGTACACAGACCCAGACCAGCCAGACGCAGAGCCAGCAGTCGGGGATCTCGACCGACAGGCAGGTTCGCATTTCCGAGACGTTGACCCGCGAGCGGCTCGCGCCGCCGCAGCGCAATCTCAATGTCGCGATCCGGGTCGGCGAGCGGATTCCGCGGAACGTGCGCGTCCAACGGCTGCCGGCTGCCATCGTCGCGATTGAGCCGGCATATCGCGGTTATGATTACTTCACGACCGAAGAGGAAATCGTGATCATCGAACCCGGCACGCAGCGGATCGTAAGCCATGTCCCGCGAGACGCGTCGCGCATTCGCGCCGCGGGCGGCGAGACCGCGGGCAGTGGACGTGCGGCCGACGCGATGGCCCAGGCCGGCGGTGCGCCTTGCCGTATCATGCGCCGGGATACTGCGGGCACTATCACCGAAGTGTCGCCCACGACGGTTGGTTCGACCGCACCGCAGGATTCGATCAGCGTCACCGTTCGTGCGCCGGGCGGCGGCGGGTCGACGAACCCGATTGCATTGGGTGCGTCCGATGGACAGATCGTGGTCGCAATGCAAGGCGGCGACTGCACCGTAACGATCGAGCCACAGCCACGGTAG
- a CDS encoding FAD-binding oxidoreductase, translating into MNPPASLPLPPSLYADTAVAPTPAPPLDGDKNVSIAIIGGGFTGLSTALHLAEQGVDATVLEAQQPGWGASGNNGGQVNPGLKHDPDQIEADFGSELGGRMIAFSYGTTNYTFDLIRRYQIPCEARQNGTLRAAYNDASAARIENTARQCIRHGMPVTLLNREQMREMTGTDRYLCAMLDNRGGDLHPLSYARGLARAAIAAGAAVHGDTPALSLSREGAGWRIATPRGIVRAEKVLLATNGFTDDLWSGLRRTIVPVFSSIAATAPLSGEVARAIMPTRPVLYESGHITVYYRIDQHNRLLMGGRGPMRWISKPSDVAYLIRYAERLWPGVKGATWTHGWNSRLAITPDHYPHVHEPADNLLISLGCNGRGVALSTAMGAQLARRLIGGGSAALDMPITGIKPMALHAFWPIGVTAAVVAGRVRDRLGM; encoded by the coding sequence ATGAACCCGCCTGCCTCGTTGCCGCTGCCGCCAAGCCTTTACGCCGATACGGCCGTGGCGCCGACGCCTGCGCCGCCGCTCGATGGGGACAAGAACGTTTCGATTGCGATCATCGGCGGCGGTTTTACGGGCCTGTCCACGGCATTGCATCTCGCCGAGCAGGGCGTCGACGCGACCGTGCTGGAGGCGCAACAGCCAGGCTGGGGCGCTTCGGGCAATAATGGCGGCCAGGTCAATCCGGGCCTCAAGCACGATCCTGATCAAATCGAGGCCGATTTTGGCAGTGAGCTCGGCGGCCGCATGATCGCGTTTTCCTACGGCACCACGAACTACACATTCGACCTGATCCGCCGCTACCAGATTCCCTGCGAGGCGCGGCAGAACGGCACGCTGCGCGCGGCCTACAATGACGCGAGCGCGGCGAGAATCGAAAACACCGCAAGACAATGCATCCGCCACGGCATGCCGGTGACGCTGCTGAACCGCGAGCAGATGCGGGAGATGACCGGTACCGACCGCTATCTCTGCGCCATGCTGGACAATCGCGGCGGCGACCTGCATCCGCTGAGCTATGCGCGCGGCCTGGCGCGCGCGGCGATCGCGGCGGGAGCTGCCGTTCATGGCGATACGCCCGCGCTCTCGCTGTCGCGTGAAGGTGCAGGCTGGCGCATCGCGACGCCGCGGGGAATCGTACGTGCCGAAAAGGTGCTGCTGGCGACCAATGGCTTCACCGATGATTTGTGGTCGGGCCTGCGCCGCACCATCGTGCCGGTGTTTTCGTCAATCGCCGCCACCGCGCCTTTGTCCGGGGAGGTCGCGCGCGCGATCATGCCGACGCGCCCGGTGCTGTACGAGAGCGGCCACATCACTGTCTATTACCGCATCGATCAGCATAATCGCCTGTTGATGGGCGGCCGCGGACCGATGCGCTGGATCAGCAAGCCGTCCGACGTCGCCTATCTCATCCGCTATGCCGAACGGCTGTGGCCGGGCGTGAAGGGCGCGACCTGGACGCACGGCTGGAACAGCCGGCTCGCGATCACGCCCGATCATTATCCGCATGTGCACGAGCCCGCGGACAACCTTCTGATCTCGCTCGGCTGCAACGGCCGCGGTGTCGCGCTCTCGACCGCGATGGGCGCGCAGCTCGCGCGTCGGCTGATCGGTGGCGGAAGCGCAGCACTCGACATGCCGATTACCGGCATCAAGCCGATGGCGCTGCATGCGTTCTGGCCGATCGGCGTCACTGCCGCTGTCGTGGCGGGGCGGGTGCGGGACCGGCTGGGCATGTAG
- a CDS encoding amino acid ABC transporter ATP-binding protein, which translates to MIELSNVHKSFGKVEVLKGITASVEKGEVVCIIGPSGSGKSTILRCINGLESYDSGDILVEGAKVDRNAPSIVSIRTQVSMVFQRFNLFPHRTALENVIEGPVYVKKEPRTEALERGRALLAQVGLAEKADVHPPQLSGGQQQRVAIARALAMQPKAILFDEPTSALDPELVGDVLGVMRKLADDGMTMVVVTHEMAFAKDVADRVLFIDGGVIVEQGPAKSVLNQPQHARTQDFLRRVLHPL; encoded by the coding sequence GTGATCGAGCTCTCCAACGTCCACAAGAGTTTTGGCAAAGTCGAGGTGCTCAAGGGCATCACGGCATCCGTCGAGAAGGGCGAGGTGGTCTGCATCATCGGCCCCTCGGGCTCGGGAAAATCCACCATCCTGCGCTGCATCAACGGGCTGGAAAGCTATGACAGTGGCGACATCCTTGTCGAAGGGGCAAAGGTCGATCGCAATGCGCCTTCGATCGTTTCGATCCGTACCCAGGTCTCGATGGTGTTCCAGCGCTTCAACTTGTTCCCGCACCGGACTGCGCTGGAGAACGTCATCGAGGGCCCGGTCTATGTGAAGAAGGAGCCGCGTACCGAGGCGCTGGAGCGTGGCCGCGCGCTGCTGGCGCAGGTGGGATTGGCCGAGAAAGCCGATGTCCATCCGCCGCAGCTATCCGGCGGACAGCAGCAGCGCGTCGCGATTGCGCGTGCACTCGCGATGCAGCCGAAGGCGATCCTGTTCGACGAACCGACCTCGGCGCTCGATCCCGAACTGGTCGGCGATGTGCTGGGCGTGATGCGAAAGCTCGCCGATGACGGCATGACCATGGTCGTCGTCACCCACGAAATGGCGTTTGCAAAGGACGTCGCCGACCGCGTGCTGTTCATCGACGGCGGCGTGATCGTCGAGCAGGGGCCGGCGAAATCCGTTCTCAACCAGCCGCAGCATGCGCGGACGCAGGACTTTTTGCGCCGCGTGCTGCATCCGCTCTAA
- a CDS encoding amino acid ABC transporter permease: MQAFWRDTVEFLPILMSGVALTIIVTIGSLLLSTVLGLIWALMRVSGIGILSGFSAGLINVIRGIPIIVLLFYLYFVMPEFGLTMTALQAAILGLGIAYSAYQAENFRAGIEAIDKGQIEAAQAIGMGWWPTMRRVVLPQAVKIVLPPYGNVMIMMLKDSSQASTITVAELALQGKLIASSTFKNTSVFTLVALMYLTMSIPLILLVRHFEKQAGKK, encoded by the coding sequence ATGCAGGCTTTCTGGCGCGATACTGTCGAGTTCCTGCCGATCCTGATGAGCGGCGTGGCGCTCACGATCATCGTCACGATCGGTTCGCTGCTGCTGTCGACGGTGCTCGGCCTGATCTGGGCGTTGATGCGGGTCTCCGGTATCGGCATTCTGTCGGGGTTCAGCGCCGGACTGATCAATGTGATCCGCGGCATCCCGATCATCGTGCTGCTGTTCTACCTCTACTTCGTGATGCCGGAATTCGGCCTGACGATGACGGCGCTGCAGGCGGCGATTCTCGGTCTTGGCATCGCCTACTCGGCCTACCAGGCCGAGAATTTCCGCGCCGGCATCGAAGCCATCGACAAGGGCCAGATCGAAGCAGCACAGGCCATCGGCATGGGCTGGTGGCCGACCATGCGCCGCGTGGTGTTGCCGCAGGCCGTCAAGATCGTGCTGCCACCCTACGGCAACGTCATGATCATGATGTTGAAGGATTCGTCCCAGGCCTCGACCATCACGGTCGCCGAACTCGCCCTCCAGGGCAAGCTGATCGCGTCCTCCACCTTCAAGAACACCAGCGTGTTCACGCTTGTCGCGCTGATGTATCTCACCATGAGCATCCCGCTCATTCTGCTGGTCCGTCACTTTGAAAAGCAGGCGGGCAAGAAGTGA
- a CDS encoding ABC transporter substrate-binding protein — protein MALKRLVQAAMAAVVVAAIAMPASAQQVLKVGSTPTGVPFTFLDTRTNSIQGIMVDLITEIGKDAGFKVQIEPMQFSTLIASLTSNKIDIISAAMFVTPARKEVIDFSEPFYSYGEGLLVPKGDTKTYNKQDDLKGEVVGAQVGTAFVDALKKSGLFSEVKAYDTIPDILRDVNAGRLKAGFADYPILAYNLKQGGFPEARIVETYKPATVGSVGIGVRKGDTELLAKINTSLAKLKANGTVEKILDKWGLKAQGT, from the coding sequence ATGGCTCTCAAACGTCTCGTTCAGGCCGCGATGGCGGCCGTTGTTGTCGCCGCTATAGCGATGCCGGCATCCGCGCAGCAGGTGCTGAAAGTGGGCTCGACGCCAACCGGCGTACCCTTCACTTTCCTCGACACCAGGACCAACAGCATTCAGGGCATCATGGTCGATCTCATCACCGAGATCGGCAAGGATGCCGGCTTCAAAGTCCAGATCGAGCCGATGCAGTTCTCGACGCTGATCGCCTCGCTGACCTCGAACAAGATCGACATCATTTCGGCGGCGATGTTCGTCACGCCGGCGCGCAAGGAAGTGATCGATTTCTCCGAACCCTTCTACAGTTACGGTGAGGGCCTGCTGGTGCCGAAGGGCGACACCAAGACCTACAACAAGCAGGACGATCTGAAGGGCGAGGTGGTCGGCGCGCAGGTCGGAACTGCCTTTGTCGATGCGCTGAAGAAGTCGGGCCTGTTCAGCGAGGTGAAGGCCTACGACACCATCCCTGACATCCTGCGTGATGTGAACGCCGGGCGGCTCAAAGCCGGCTTCGCCGATTATCCGATCCTGGCCTATAATTTGAAGCAAGGCGGATTTCCTGAAGCGCGCATTGTCGAGACCTATAAGCCTGCGACGGTCGGCTCGGTCGGCATCGGCGTGCGCAAGGGTGACACCGAACTGCTCGCCAAGATCAATACCTCGCTTGCAAAGCTGAAAGCGAACGGGACGGTGGAAAAGATTCTCGATAAATGGGGCCTGAAGGCGCAGGGGACCTGA
- a CDS encoding cupin domain-containing protein — translation MSGGRRIKKPARKAKARAAGKAAQRPKAKAAARPAEPAMDLAVGRRIRDLRREHKLSLETIAARTDLSIGFLSQIERGLSSPSLRVLATLADVLGVGIAALFSSPPSDDAASGGVVTRQLQRAELKLWRTGISKQLLSPAGTENRLNLFLVHLEPGGNTGDELYTHDGEEAGLVLEGEMTLTVDAETWSLKTGDSFRFASRRPHRFSNPAEDAKAVVLWVNCMTAAL, via the coding sequence GTGAGCGGTGGCAGGAGAATAAAAAAGCCGGCGCGCAAAGCCAAAGCAAGGGCCGCGGGAAAGGCGGCGCAAAGGCCGAAGGCGAAGGCTGCCGCGAGGCCGGCCGAGCCGGCGATGGATCTTGCGGTCGGCCGCCGCATCCGCGACCTGCGCCGTGAGCACAAATTGTCGCTGGAGACGATTGCGGCGCGCACCGATCTGTCGATCGGCTTCCTCAGCCAGATCGAGCGCGGGCTGTCGTCGCCCTCGCTTCGCGTGCTCGCCACGCTGGCGGACGTGCTCGGCGTCGGCATCGCCGCGCTATTTAGTTCCCCGCCAAGCGATGATGCCGCGTCCGGCGGCGTGGTGACGCGCCAGTTGCAGCGCGCCGAACTGAAACTGTGGCGCACCGGCATTTCCAAACAATTGCTGAGTCCGGCCGGCACAGAGAACCGCCTCAACCTGTTTCTCGTGCACCTGGAGCCCGGCGGCAACACCGGCGACGAACTCTACACGCATGACGGCGAGGAAGCGGGACTGGTGCTGGAAGGCGAGATGACGCTCACGGTGGACGCCGAGACCTGGTCGCTGAAAACCGGCGACAGCTTTCGCTTCGCCAGCCGCCGTCCTCACCGCTTTTCAAATCCGGCGGAAGATGCGAAAGCAGTGGTGCTGTGGGTGAACTGCATGACGGCGGCGTTGTGA
- a CDS encoding molybdopterin guanine dinucleotide-containing S/N-oxide reductase codes for MDQAREDWSPHSAHWGAFSARWNGETLDIRPYEEDPAPSPILANFANAMRHKARILRPMVRKAWLDRSAPSERTFDQKFVACPWDEVLDLLANELSRIRTEHGAAAVFGGSYGWSSAGRFHHAQSQVHRFLNMAFGGYVRSVNSYSAGASAVILPHVLGGYEDVSRRNVTWDQVAEHTDTVLAFGGMALKNSDVASGGISRHIERDAMQKAARRGALFYGISPLRDDMPEEAGARWLPIKVGTDVALMLALAHTLLVEKLWDSAFVARYCTGFDIFERYLLGRDDDTPKNAAWAAGITGIAAGTIVDLARRLPRGRTLVTVSHSLQRAQYGEQPVWMGAVLAAMLGQIGLPGGGYNYALGALGHTGRRFNAVPIPTLPQGKNSVSDFIPVARVADMLLNPGQTFEYNGRSMRYLDIKLVYWAGGNPFHHHQDINRLRRAFNVPQTIVVHESAWTPMAKFADIVLPATMTLERDDIGAAATDQRLIAMRRAVDPVGEARDDFDIFAALSRRMGVEQVFTEGRDSRQWLAHLYEPTRRALADAGWDAPDFDEFWQRGELALPSAPDDGGFLRAFRNDPVGNKLPTPSGKIEIHSKTIAGFGYDDCPPHPAWLPSTEPADSRHPLTLIANQPATRLHSQLDFGAYSQSKKIAGREAVRLNPVDAARRGIADGDIVRLFNDRGACLAAATVTDDVMPGVLQLSTGAWYDPQAGSAEHPLCVHGNPNVLTRDIGTSRLAQGCCGQVTVVECERYEGTLPAIRAFDPPDQN; via the coding sequence ATGGATCAGGCCCGAGAGGATTGGAGCCCGCACAGCGCGCACTGGGGTGCGTTTTCCGCACGATGGAACGGCGAGACGCTGGATATCAGGCCCTACGAGGAGGATCCTGCGCCCTCACCGATTTTGGCGAACTTCGCCAACGCGATGCGCCACAAGGCCCGTATCCTGCGGCCGATGGTCCGCAAGGCATGGCTGGACCGGAGTGCACCCAGCGAGCGCACCTTCGACCAGAAATTCGTCGCTTGCCCCTGGGACGAAGTTCTCGATTTGCTTGCGAATGAATTATCGCGGATCCGAACCGAACATGGCGCCGCCGCGGTGTTCGGCGGCTCCTATGGCTGGTCGAGTGCCGGACGTTTTCACCACGCCCAGAGCCAGGTTCATCGCTTCCTGAACATGGCGTTCGGCGGCTATGTGCGTTCGGTGAACAGTTATAGCGCCGGGGCCTCGGCCGTGATCCTGCCGCACGTCCTCGGGGGCTACGAAGACGTCTCGCGCCGGAACGTGACGTGGGACCAGGTCGCCGAGCATACCGATACCGTGCTGGCCTTCGGCGGCATGGCGCTGAAGAACTCGGACGTCGCCAGCGGCGGCATCAGCCGCCACATCGAGCGCGACGCGATGCAGAAGGCCGCGCGCCGCGGCGCATTATTTTACGGCATCTCGCCGCTGCGCGACGACATGCCGGAAGAGGCCGGTGCCCGGTGGCTGCCGATCAAGGTCGGGACTGATGTTGCGCTGATGCTGGCGCTCGCGCATACGCTGCTGGTCGAAAAGCTGTGGGACAGCGCCTTTGTCGCGCGCTATTGCACCGGCTTCGACATCTTTGAACGCTATTTGCTTGGCCGCGACGACGACACGCCAAAGAACGCGGCATGGGCGGCCGGCATTACCGGCATTGCGGCCGGCACCATCGTCGACCTCGCGCGCCGGCTGCCGCGCGGGCGCACCCTGGTCACGGTCTCGCATTCGCTGCAGCGGGCACAATATGGCGAGCAACCGGTGTGGATGGGCGCGGTGCTCGCGGCCATGCTTGGCCAGATCGGTCTGCCCGGCGGCGGGTATAATTACGCGCTCGGCGCCCTCGGCCACACCGGCCGACGGTTCAATGCGGTTCCGATTCCGACGCTGCCGCAAGGCAAAAATAGCGTCAGCGATTTCATCCCGGTCGCACGCGTCGCCGACATGCTGCTCAATCCGGGGCAGACGTTCGAATATAACGGCCGCTCGATGCGGTACCTCGACATCAAGCTGGTCTACTGGGCGGGCGGCAACCCTTTCCATCATCACCAGGACATCAACCGGCTGCGGCGGGCCTTCAATGTCCCGCAAACCATTGTCGTGCACGAGAGCGCCTGGACGCCGATGGCGAAATTTGCCGACATCGTGCTGCCGGCAACAATGACGCTGGAGCGCGACGATATCGGCGCCGCGGCTACCGATCAAAGGCTGATCGCGATGCGCAGGGCGGTGGACCCGGTCGGCGAAGCGCGCGACGATTTCGATATCTTTGCCGCGCTCTCGCGGAGAATGGGCGTCGAACAGGTCTTTACGGAAGGACGCGACAGCCGTCAATGGCTGGCGCATCTTTACGAGCCGACGCGGCGGGCGCTTGCCGATGCCGGCTGGGATGCGCCTGACTTCGATGAGTTCTGGCAACGCGGCGAACTCGCACTGCCGTCGGCCCCCGATGACGGCGGCTTCCTGCGCGCCTTCCGCAACGATCCCGTTGGCAACAAGCTGCCGACGCCAAGCGGCAAGATCGAGATCCATTCGAAAACCATCGCAGGCTTCGGTTACGACGATTGCCCGCCGCACCCGGCCTGGCTGCCGTCGACCGAACCGGCGGATTCGCGCCATCCGCTAACGCTGATCGCCAACCAACCGGCGACGAGGCTGCACAGCCAGCTCGATTTCGGCGCCTACAGCCAGTCGAAGAAAATCGCCGGCCGCGAAGCCGTCCGTCTCAACCCCGTTGACGCCGCGCGCCGCGGCATCGCCGATGGCGACATCGTTCGCCTGTTCAACGATCGGGGCGCGTGCCTGGCTGCCGCCACGGTCACGGACGACGTCATGCCCGGCGTGCTGCAACTATCCACCGGCGCCTGGTACGATCCGCAAGCAGGCTCAGCCGAACATCCGCTCTGCGTCCACGGCAATCCGAATGTGCTCACCCGCGACATCGGCACGTCCCGACTCGCGCAAGGCTGCTGCGGCCAGGTGACGGTGGTCGAATGCGAGAGGTATGAGGGCACGCTGCCTGCCATCCGCGCGTTTGATCCTCCCGATCAGAATTGA
- a CDS encoding D-amino acid dehydrogenase, translated as MKVIVLGSGVIGVSTAYYLARAGHEVTVVDRQAEPAQETSFANAGEVSPGYSSPWAGPGVPVKAIKWLLMRHGPLVIWPKLDPVMWIWGLKMLRNCTAERYAINKSRMIPIAEYSRDCLRALRAETGIKYDERSQGTLQLFRKQKQLDSTGDDIAVLKQYGVPYEVLDRDGCIGAEPALSTVKDKFVGGLRLPQDETGDCHMFTQALAKEAARLGVQFKFNTSIDRVVADGDRISGVVTSAGLLQADAYVAALGSWTPRLLKPIGIPIPVYPVKGYSITVPIIYPDGAPVSTVMDESYKVAITRLGDRIRVGGTAEISGYSNRLDAPRRATLDHSLTDMFPRGGDLGKATFWSGLRPMTPDGPPVIGATRYSNLHLNTGHGTLGWTMACGSGRVMADLISGRKPDIDVSELTVSRYEQRFG; from the coding sequence GTGAAAGTCATCGTTCTCGGCAGTGGCGTCATCGGCGTCTCCACGGCCTATTATCTGGCGCGCGCCGGTCATGAAGTAACGGTCGTCGACCGTCAGGCTGAGCCGGCGCAGGAAACCTCTTTCGCCAATGCCGGCGAGGTGTCACCCGGCTATTCCTCACCCTGGGCGGGGCCGGGCGTGCCGGTGAAAGCCATCAAATGGCTGTTGATGCGGCATGGCCCGCTGGTGATCTGGCCCAAGCTCGATCCTGTCATGTGGATCTGGGGGCTGAAGATGCTGCGCAACTGCACGGCGGAGCGCTACGCCATCAACAAGAGCCGGATGATTCCGATCGCCGAATACAGCCGCGACTGCCTGCGGGCGCTGCGCGCCGAGACCGGGATCAAGTATGACGAGCGCAGCCAGGGTACGCTGCAGCTCTTCCGCAAGCAGAAGCAGCTCGATAGTACCGGCGACGATATTGCGGTGCTCAAGCAATATGGCGTGCCTTACGAAGTGCTCGATCGCGATGGCTGCATCGGCGCCGAGCCCGCGCTGTCGACGGTGAAGGACAAGTTCGTCGGCGGGCTTCGCTTGCCGCAGGACGAGACCGGCGATTGCCATATGTTTACGCAGGCGCTCGCCAAGGAAGCGGCAAGGCTTGGCGTGCAGTTCAAATTCAATACCAGCATCGATCGCGTGGTCGCGGACGGCGACAGGATCTCCGGTGTCGTCACCAGCGCCGGGCTGTTGCAGGCCGATGCCTACGTTGCGGCACTCGGGAGCTGGACGCCGCGATTGCTCAAGCCGATCGGCATTCCGATTCCGGTCTATCCCGTGAAGGGTTATTCGATCACGGTGCCGATCATCTACCCCGACGGCGCGCCGGTTTCCACCGTGATGGACGAAAGCTACAAGGTCGCGATCACGCGGCTGGGCGACCGCATCCGTGTCGGCGGCACCGCGGAAATCTCGGGCTATTCCAACCGGCTCGATGCGCCCCGGCGCGCGACGCTCGACCATTCCTTGACCGATATGTTTCCGCGCGGCGGCGACCTCGGCAAGGCCACGTTCTGGAGCGGCCTGCGCCCGATGACGCCGGACGGACCGCCGGTGATCGGCGCGACACGTTATAGCAATTTGCACCTCAACACCGGGCACGGCACGCTCGGCTGGACCATGGCGTGCGGCTCGGGCAGGGTAATGGCGGATCTGATATCGGGTCGGAAGCCGGACATCGACGTCAGTGAGTTGACTGTGAGCCGGTACGAGCAGCGCTTTGGGTAG
- a CDS encoding aspartate aminotransferase family protein: MTLHQKPNTLQTDSFWMPFTANRQFKKAPRLFASAEGMHYTTVDGRKVIDGSAGLWCVNAGHGRRQIATAVERQLTNLDFAPSFNTGHPLAFDFAERLAEIAPKGLDRIFFTNSGSESVDTALKIALAYQRAIGQGTRTRLIGRERGYHGVGFGGMSVGGMVANRRAFATHLPGVDHIRHTHDLARNAFAKDQPDHGADLADDLERMVALHGADTIAAVIVEPVPGSTAVLPPPKGYLKRLREISEKHGILLIFDEVITGFGRLGAPFAADYFGVTPDMMTTAKGITNGTVPCGAVFASRKIHDGLMTGPEGTIELFHGYTYSAHPVACAAGLATLDIYKDEGLLTRGASMAEYWRDALHSLKGLPNVVDIRNVGLMGAVEVAPRKDGVGARGYDVMVDCFNNGLYLRMSGDSFALSPPLIVEKSHIDDMVSILGDAIKRVA, from the coding sequence GTGACCCTTCATCAGAAGCCGAACACCCTGCAAACTGATTCGTTCTGGATGCCGTTCACGGCCAACCGGCAGTTCAAGAAAGCGCCGCGGCTGTTCGCTTCCGCCGAGGGCATGCACTACACCACCGTCGACGGCCGCAAGGTGATCGACGGCTCCGCCGGCCTCTGGTGCGTCAATGCCGGCCATGGCCGCCGCCAGATCGCCACTGCTGTCGAGCGGCAGTTGACGAACCTCGACTTCGCGCCCTCGTTCAACACGGGTCATCCGCTGGCGTTCGATTTCGCCGAGCGGCTGGCCGAGATTGCGCCCAAGGGGCTCGACCGCATCTTCTTCACCAATTCCGGCTCCGAGTCGGTCGACACCGCGCTGAAGATCGCGCTGGCCTACCAGCGCGCCATCGGACAGGGAACGCGCACGCGCCTGATCGGCCGCGAGCGCGGCTATCACGGCGTTGGCTTCGGCGGCATGTCGGTCGGCGGCATGGTGGCCAACCGCCGTGCCTTCGCGACCCATCTGCCGGGCGTCGATCACATCCGTCACACCCACGATCTCGCCCGCAACGCTTTCGCAAAAGATCAGCCTGATCACGGCGCCGATCTCGCCGACGATCTCGAGCGGATGGTGGCGCTGCATGGCGCCGATACCATTGCCGCCGTCATCGTAGAGCCGGTGCCGGGCTCGACCGCCGTGCTGCCGCCGCCCAAGGGCTACCTGAAGCGCCTGCGCGAAATCTCCGAGAAGCACGGCATCCTCTTGATCTTCGACGAGGTCATCACCGGCTTCGGCCGCCTCGGCGCGCCGTTCGCGGCGGATTATTTCGGCGTCACGCCGGACATGATGACGACCGCCAAGGGCATCACCAACGGCACCGTGCCCTGCGGCGCGGTGTTCGCCAGCCGCAAGATCCACGACGGGCTGATGACCGGCCCGGAAGGGACGATCGAGCTGTTCCACGGCTACACCTATTCGGCGCATCCGGTCGCCTGCGCGGCGGGCCTTGCGACGCTCGACATCTACAAGGACGAAGGGCTGCTGACGCGCGGCGCGTCGATGGCCGAGTACTGGCGCGATGCGCTGCATTCGCTGAAAGGCCTGCCGAACGTGGTCGATATCCGCAACGTCGGCTTGATGGGCGCCGTCGAAGTCGCGCCGCGCAAGGACGGGGTAGGCGCGCGGGGCTATGACGTCATGGTCGACTGCTTCAACAACGGGCTTTACCTGCGCATGAGCGGCGATTCCTTTGCGTTGTCGCCGCCTTTGATCGTCGAGAAGAGCCATATCGACGACATGGTTTCGATCCTGGGCGACGCGATCAAGCGCGTGGCCTGA
- a CDS encoding cupin domain-containing protein gives MSVDIGGRLRFVRARHKLSQRELAKRSGVTNSTISLIESNQMNPSVGALKRILDGLPMGLAEFFAIEPERPRKAFYRADELTEIGKKPISFRQVGDNLFGRSLQILKERYEPGSDTGRVPLTHDGEEGGIVVSGRLEVTVDDERRILDPGDAYYFESRRPHRFRCVGGKPCEVISACTPPTF, from the coding sequence ATGAGTGTCGATATCGGTGGGCGACTCCGCTTCGTTCGCGCTCGTCACAAGCTGTCGCAGCGCGAGCTTGCCAAGCGCTCCGGGGTGACCAATTCGACGATCTCGCTGATCGAATCGAACCAGATGAACCCCTCCGTCGGCGCGCTCAAGCGCATCCTCGACGGGCTGCCGATGGGGCTTGCCGAATTCTTCGCCATCGAGCCGGAGCGGCCGCGCAAGGCGTTCTACCGCGCCGACGAACTGACCGAAATCGGCAAGAAGCCGATCTCCTTCCGCCAGGTCGGCGACAATCTGTTCGGCCGGAGCTTGCAAATCCTCAAAGAGCGCTATGAGCCCGGCAGCGACACCGGCCGGGTGCCGCTGACGCATGACGGCGAGGAAGGCGGCATCGTGGTGAGCGGCCGGCTGGAGGTGACGGTCGACGACGAGCGCCGCATTCTCGATCCGGGCGACGCCTATTATTTCGAAAGCCGCCGCCCGCACCGGTTTCGCTGCGTCGGCGGCAAGCCCTGCGAAGTGATAAGCGCCTGCACGCCGCCGACGTTTTGA